The window TTATCTAGAAAATGAGCATTTATTTTGCCGAGTCAAAACTTTTCGTTCGtacatttaaaacttaaatgatatatatatgtcTACGATtaattatatgtatatatatattattgtaaCTGATAATACTtctactattattattattattattattaacataaatattatgattattattattattattattattattattattactcaATGATAATGTACAACTGAAAAAGGACATGAGATCTGTGTGATAAATACTATATAAATAAACATGCACCTGTACATGTAACTTAACATGCACATGTGTTGACATGCACCTGTTCATGCCGAACATTTTCCAAACGCTGTATAATAGATTCTGTGTGAAGCAATATAGttatataattattatatgaatAAGCGTATTTCATGCCGAATTTAGCTTTTTGGGTTTTGACGAAACTCGAACGAAactgaaatttaaaatgttaaaccTTCGCTTTGTGCGTTTTGGCCGCGCGAAAGAATATGTTTTCTTCACAGTTTGACGTATGGCTaaagggttaaaacattgaaaacgaaCTTTATCAACTTATTATGGAGGAACTGTTGGTCGTGGAACAAATTTTAATGTTTTACAGATTCGATATTTTACCCCGGCGCATAAACTGTGTATAATATGTGTTAAGATACGACttgaaagaaaacaaaaacaaaagaacCAACCGAAATTGATCGTTTTCCTTTAGatgttattttttgtcaaTGCTACCTTGAATCGAATAAAAGGtgaatatgtatttattttcaggaaGATTTATGAGTTgtgttgtttttttgttgttgttttgtcTCTCAAACTTGTATTGGAATTGTTGGAGTCATGTGCATCTTGAATCTCTCGACTGAATACAGACAATTCTAGATTGAAGTACATTTTCCCGATTGAAGAAACTACATGTAGACAACGCCCCCCATCCAAGACCCCCAAATAAACTGAAACTAGGTCCATGAATCGCAATATGTCCAAATATTATCACATGTTCGCCGTCTATTGGAATTAGCGCTGCATTTCAATGACAAATAGGTTTACGATTTTTACGATGAAACATTTTCACACGCGCCATCTTTCGAAAACATGTAGAAATTAACTTAGAAATCGGGACTTCATTTATCCTATATTCAGCATCTCGAGTCAGGACCAGTGTTAAAATAGATTGGGACGGTTCCAACCCGGGATATCATCGTCTATATCCAGCTTCTTCCTGCTCCAAACACAGCCTTGTGATTGCCAAATGCGTATGATACGATAAAGCAgtcaatgaaatatgatttgaaacaataatgtttattcaaAACAAAGTTACAAATGCAGGCGGCTCTTTAGATAACAACGAATCATTTtgggatgaaaataaaatttcccTCCCGAGATAATGGATGATTTGGTCATCAATCTTTCAGGAACTGTATTTCTAGTTATTGTCTGTATAGCATACATTCATTcccctgaaaataaaaatcatcgACATTTCAATTTACAAGTCTGTTGTGAATTGTTTAAACACCGATTTTTGAGTCTACATGTCTTAAGTACGGCGGTATAACGCTcataatgaatgaaataattggTAGGTGGGTAATCTTTCTGGGGCATGACCAGAGCATCCCTGGATCCGCCGATCGGGAGGCAATACCAGTGGAGACGGTAAAACCACTTTCCCAGAATGGACAGTAAATATCCCCAAGCTGTCAATTTTCAGACCCTAAACCTGACAGCCTAGAAGATCACATTATCCTGCCGGGAGGATGAGAAAATCAATTCAGGATTCGAACGAACTTGGATTAAACAACGTTTTGTTGGAACTTAGATAAATTCAGGATTCGAACCGTCACTCGCGTCAAGCTTCGAAATCAAACATGGCGGCTTCCGATCTGGAGACGGCGACTGCGCTTCTGGAGACAAATAAACCCAAAGCCATCGAAATACTTCACCGCATAGGTATTTATCAGTCTAGATAGCGAGATATTTTATAGATACTTCGAATGAGGGATCGTTTTCGGAAATTGAACGGATATTTCGGtcgtaattttcaattcgaaTCGAAAACCGGTGAAATTTTGCACTGTCACACAACAGACTCGGCGGTTAGTCTGTGTATACTCTGTTCTCTCACTGCGCCTCTGATTTTTTTTCCAGTGAAAAATGAAGTCGATTCGAATAACGACGAAAGCGTTAAAATCAAGGAGCAAGCGATACTTCATCTCGGCGACCTGCTGTCACAGACTAAACAGGCTAAAGGTAAAATAAACTCTAGCCTCAATTTCAAAACCTAATAGGCCTACATTACTAAAACATTGAACCTCTTCGTTATTACGATTCTGTTTAAGATGAGGCCCGTTTATTAGCGTGTTTAGCCCGATTTCTAGCGTGTCCTAGCTATGATATTTGTATCAACGAAAAATTTGAATAACTACGACGGTtatagtctagtacctagccgtcatTCTACAAACAACGTCAGgggcgaaagtgctcatataaggttaattttcgtccgtcattttgagggacgaggcttttagcgtctatttcaccccttaaaacaccatcaacttacctcaaactgactgttctgtaatcagacggaagttaactattgtttgtgcataaatttgtaatcctaagtagcttttgacgatcgtagtagctcaaaacttctgactagtcgcctcaaaaaatgattgaagtgaagcaacgactggtattcagactatgaTGGGTATTAATGTTAATCTGGGGGTTAactcatttcattttccaatgaGTTAGCCCCTGGGTTAAAGTTTATTCCAGTCTATAGAACTGagcccaggggccggttgcacagtcatggcttagaattagaccagtctaaactcattttggttctatattATTGGTCTATTACATAGCCCAAAATCTCTTGGGCGCACAGGTTCCCGCTCGGcgcccaccagtctatatcTATAGCCGATCAGGTGTTTTTACCGGCACAACATCACTGCTCTATAAATCccacgcatctgattggctagatataaaGACTGGTGGGCGCTGAGCGGGAACCTGTCTACCCCAGAAATGGTGGGCGACGTAAtaagaccaatgaagggtttgcggCCAGCGTGAGCTTCAGCGggcggcaatcaaaccctggcaagcgagaaTGGTGCAACTTGGCCCCAGGAGAGTTGTAAATGGGCGGAAAGTGGCGCCAACCTGATCATGAATTATGCGTACGGTATATCGACTTAATACGGTTTCTCTATTTTCGTTACCGCGTAGAGCTGGCCGGTTTGATCAAGTTCACGCGACCGTTTCTTGCGTGCGTCAGTAAAGCTAAAGCCGCTAAACTTGTCCGAGGTCTCGTCGATCAGTTCCTCGATATGGAAGCCGGAACCGGCGAGGAGGTGGAACTCTGCAAGGAGTGCATCGAGTGGGCGAAAGATGAGAAACGTACATTCCTGCGACAAGCTTTAGAGGTGAGCGGCGCGTGTCGTCGAGCGAGGGGGGATCAATAGTAGAATGATGTTACAGGGGATCAATGGAtgagatgatgtcatagggggatttatatgAAAGTagtcatcttttctagaagggTTTGTGGAACAACTTGATGATGTTGTGGGGGGGGATATATGGTGGCAGCCATCTTTCCTGATaatttatagatttcaattcgctacataatttgatgatgtcatagggggatttatggtggcagccatctttcctgataatttatagatttcaattcgctacataatttgatgatgtcatagggggatttatggtgGCAGTcaactttcctgataatttaTAGATTTCGATTCGCTacgtaatttgatgatgtcatagggggatttatggtaATTACATGATGTCATACGGAGATTTATGGTAATTACATGATGTCATACGGTGACTTGATAATggaaaaatgatatttgattttagACTCGCTTGGTGGCGCTGTACTACGAGACGGCGACGTATCAGCCGGCGATCGCGCTCGTGTCGTCGCTGCTCCGCGAGTTGAAGAAACTCGACGATAAAGCACTGCTCGTCGAGGTGCAGCTACTCGAGAGTAAAGTCTACCACGCCCTCACAAATCTACCGAAAGCAAGGTGCGTGTTTCGTATAGTACAGtaacttcaaaaactgatcgtccacacttcaacatgtgttcagtgcttcatctgagacatttttaattgaaaatgaactacaaacaccagatattagacattttatcgacacactttcaaaaactgatcgtccacacttcacatttacctttatttgatattgattatttcaggGCTGCTCTGACATCGGCCCGTACGACCGCTAATGGTATTTACTGTCCTCCAAAACTACAAGCCGCATTAGACAACCAATCAGGTAATCTCTTCACAACGACGCAAGCCATCAGCCTGGAAAAAACTGTACAATCCCTGATTATTAATCCTTAAGCTACCGACCCTAATTAGTACACGCCACAAATTATAATCGGCGGCAGGTTAGAGCCAGTTAGAAGCTAGGTTTGGCATTTCGTCAGTAAAACTTGTATTGTGTTGCAAGGTTCCACTGCTGAAAGATTTACTCGCTATCAGTGCTAGGTGACGAGCGGGTTCAAGTCCAGCTGTGGCTGCTTACACTTATACACTGTCGGGGCCTGTTAAACGAAATTcccattttccaaaaatttaCAGAACCCGTAACAACAATCCTGACAACAAACTTTGGAGATACATGTTCatcgggatccagttccacagttgtgagttagagttaactatgagttaaaattatttcgttttcgacgagttaactcagagtcaaatcttaactcacaactgtggaactgggtcctgaatttaatttctttaaaacttcTCATTTGTGGCAGGTATTCTGCACGCGGCCGACGAGAAAGACTTCAAAACGGCGTTCTCGTATTTCTACGAGGCGTTCGAAGGCTACGACTCGATCGACAGCCCGAAAGCCGTCACGTCGCTGAAATACATGTTGATGTGTAAAATAATGCTGAACGTGTGAGTACTGCTCGTTTATATATATCCCTAAAGATGGCGCCACTGGAAATAAATAGAATTTCTACCTCTTTCCAGTAGGGTCtttacgactccttgatttcttaaaaactCCTAAATGGAGGGTGCTTTTAAAGTTAAAAgtcctttaatttgagcaaaatgcctaAAACTCCTtctgagaaataggcaattaggaATTTACTACTGGGAGAAGGCGCAAAATCAGTACAGTTGAGACCAGGATTTGTTTTGTTACCCTCGGGTCCGATCTAAGaaatgaaagccacttgcccggagggggcaagcatatttgaaattttgcttgccccctccaaaagctacttgccctGCATGGGCTgtccgattggtggcactatcatccgttgtgtatcgagtgggaaaaaactttgtgacataaaatagCCCCgtggacaagtgataatgataacctacttgccctgatgagaatatacttgtcccgtgCGATCGGACATGTGCTTAGATCGGACTCTAGGAGGTTATCAAAATGGAAGCAGAGTTTAGtaaaaagcataaaaaatcgCTTGTAAAACTACCGCTACCCAATTACCGGTTTAtggagataaacagtaccgatttagtAGGAGTCTGCTGTAATTGATATGACAGTGATGCAGAAgcttcatcaaaatttgaaatcgtctccttaaccctttcagtgcgtctacaccgcatgtgtatgaatcggtgatggattttgctagtacaccgcatagcggtgtattggtgtaatcagtaattagtttttatctctattgaaagatggcagcacctgtcaaacatagtgaaatactagtaactaacgatacaccgcgccagggtgtagacgcactatagtgatattcccgttattcaacacactagggtggaatttttaaaaattttcaaattatctccagcactatagggtattgattagtcagcactgaaagggttaaaaactcATCAAATCCAGGAATAACTGATCAGTAGGCATCCTGTAGACTGTAATCaaatcgatatttttgaaCGAAATAGTTTATTTAAGTGACGTGTATTCGTGTTTGATTTCAGCGCGGACGAGGTGCAGACGATCGTCAGCGGTAAACTCGCACTCAGATACGCCGGGCCCGAAATCGAAGCGATGAAGAGTATCGCGCAGGCGAGCCACAAGAGGTCGCTAGCTGACTTTCAAATCGTGAGTATGACAGCGTTATCGGGGTGGCGACCTGGGAAAAcctcatcttcacccgtcaagggattcgaacccactacgctaaagctgttcactgaaccccttgacctcacgagtcgttggagtcgttactagccgaccagaatccggtcgtaccaatcacagcgcttgtaacaaacgactttagGCTTCTATTGGTTTTCCTGATAAatagaccaatcagcgaactttttactgaacaaggaagtatttcgaaaatcgatatatgacgtcatgcgcaacagcgccagtaatgaaatcacgcttcgtgaggccagggggctggtggaagcgagttcgggagtgataccggacccctggcaagcgaggatgggaaAACCTGGGAAATTCAGATAATGTTATTGACtgcgtgtttctttatcaatgatGTGATGCGTATTTTGTTCCCCTCACCTCCGGTAAGACTTAATAAAATACAGATATTGACTATGACGAGGTGcatcttttattttcttcacTACAAGACGTTTCGGCCTTCAAGCCTTCATCAATTGAGAATTGAATTAGACGGTTGAAGCAACAATACATCGTTGATAAGGAAACATTATACCCgcaaataaaatacaaatatggAATTAACAACATGAGAATGAATGGATTAACAAGTACGAGCTTTCACAGATATATTATacatagtaataatgataatcaaaataataataataataataataataataataataataataattattattattattattattataataataataaaaataatagtaGTAGTAGTCATATGAAATACGATGTATTGTTGCTTCAACCgtctaattcaattttcaattgatgaaGGCTTGAAGGCCGAAACGTCTTGTAgtgaagaaaataaaagatgCACCTCGTCATAGTCAATATCtgtatttctttatcaatatgtgattcgatgaaaaatgaattcattgttaaacctagaaatttctctgattcaatcagggaatttaatgtaaatcacatgaaaaatCAGGATCCATTGAGTACTGTTAAGAGTAAACTCTTAGGAGTCAAATgttaactcataactgtggaattgaatccaggggccggttccatagacagggcttagaccggtctaagacaaacttagttctatagctaatctaacaacttaagaacagt is drawn from Tubulanus polymorphus chromosome 10, tnTubPoly1.2, whole genome shotgun sequence and contains these coding sequences:
- the LOC141912283 gene encoding 26S proteasome non-ATPase regulatory subunit 11-like, with protein sequence MAASDLETATALLETNKPKAIEILHRIVKNEVDSNNDESVKIKEQAILHLGDLLSQTKQAKELAGLIKFTRPFLACVSKAKAAKLVRGLVDQFLDMEAGTGEEVELCKECIEWAKDEKRTFLRQALETRLVALYYETATYQPAIALVSSLLRELKKLDDKALLVEVQLLESKVYHALTNLPKARAALTSARTTANGIYCPPKLQAALDNQSGILHAADEKDFKTAFSYFYEAFEGYDSIDSPKAVTSLKYMLMCKIMLNVADEVQTIVSGKLALRYAGPEIEAMKSIAQASHKRSLADFQITLEKFKVELVEDPIVHAHLDSLYDKLLEQNLCRIIEPFSRVQVSHISHLIKLSQDVIEKKLSQMILDKKFSGILDQGEGVLVVFDRTPVDQTYTSALDTIHNMGKVVDALYNKAKKLT